From Acidimicrobiia bacterium, the proteins below share one genomic window:
- the smpB gene encoding SsrA-binding protein SmpB yields MATKTIATNRRARFDYEFVETFEAGMALLGSEVKSLREGKADLKDSYAAVRDGEMWLYGLHISPYQFARDGGHEPERDRRLLLHRVEIDRIASSLAEKGLTLVPIKLYFKDGKAKVELGLARGKSKYDKRETIKRREADREMQRAIRHKGRG; encoded by the coding sequence ATGGCCACCAAGACCATCGCCACCAACCGGCGCGCCCGCTTCGACTACGAGTTCGTCGAGACCTTCGAGGCAGGCATGGCGCTGCTCGGCTCCGAGGTGAAGAGCCTCCGCGAGGGCAAGGCCGATCTCAAGGACTCCTACGCCGCAGTACGCGACGGCGAGATGTGGCTGTACGGGCTGCACATCTCGCCGTACCAGTTCGCCCGTGACGGTGGCCACGAGCCCGAGCGCGACCGGAGGCTGCTGCTGCACCGGGTGGAGATCGACCGGATCGCCAGCAGCCTCGCCGAGAAGGGCCTCACCCTGGTGCCGATCAAGCTCTACTTCAAGGACGGCAAGGCAAAGGTCGAGTTGGGCCTGGCCCGAGGCAAGAGCAAGTACGACAAGCGCGAGACCATCAAGCGCCGCGAGGCCGACCGCGAGATGCAGCGCGCCATCCGCCACAAGGGGCGCGGCTAG
- a CDS encoding DPP IV N-terminal domain-containing protein translates to MSNINVRRSGAKLLTVLLVSVVVGASAAPQAAGTVPGDNGKIVFVSDWDGSRDVFVMNSDGSGLVNLTAAPGSEDYDPAWSPDGRQIAFTSHRDGNPEIYRMKADGSNVVRITTDQGDDWEPAWSPDGQRIAFVGEDGIYVVDADGSGRTRITDPAAVPLPTGITSIRDSHPAWSPDGSRIAFLRSYQSPSHMSHYDVLMMLVVSGGSQPVDLPSTSWILTPPDWSPDGTRIVLLERERVDLNTITTIAVLVHVANSTRTEIAGSSWLSTSISWSPDGMRFIGANGDIHLVGLDGADQGNLTNDPATDDHPDWQALNPYPVGAVDPQTGLWHLRHADASITSFYYGNPGDTPVLGDWNCDGVDTPGLYRPSDGFAYLRNSNTQGVADVTFFFGNPGDMPIAGDFNDDGCDTVSIYRPSEQRFYIINKLGSAETGLGAADYSFLFGNPGDKPFVGDFDGDGIDEVALHRESTGRVYFRFTLTTGVADLDFIFGNPGDRLVAYDWNGDGKASPAVFRPGNQTFYFRFTNTQGNANARYIWGEPHWLPVAGDFD, encoded by the coding sequence ATGAGCAACATCAACGTTCGAAGGTCGGGTGCGAAGCTCCTCACGGTTCTCCTGGTATCGGTGGTGGTCGGTGCCTCCGCGGCGCCTCAGGCAGCAGGGACTGTCCCAGGAGACAACGGCAAGATCGTCTTTGTCTCCGACTGGGACGGCAGCCGAGACGTTTTCGTGATGAACTCCGATGGTTCCGGCCTGGTCAACCTGACCGCCGCCCCTGGTTCAGAAGACTACGACCCGGCCTGGTCCCCAGACGGTCGCCAGATCGCCTTCACCTCACATCGGGATGGCAATCCGGAGATCTACCGCATGAAGGCCGATGGGTCCAACGTCGTCCGCATCACCACTGATCAGGGCGATGATTGGGAGCCCGCCTGGTCGCCCGATGGACAGAGGATCGCCTTCGTCGGTGAGGACGGCATCTACGTTGTCGATGCGGATGGCTCCGGTCGGACGAGGATCACCGATCCTGCGGCGGTTCCTCTCCCCACCGGCATCACGAGCATTCGCGATAGCCACCCCGCTTGGTCACCCGACGGATCCCGCATCGCCTTCCTACGCAGCTACCAGTCCCCGTCACACATGAGCCACTATGACGTTTTGATGATGCTCGTGGTGAGCGGCGGGAGCCAACCGGTCGATCTGCCGAGCACTTCCTGGATCCTGACTCCGCCGGATTGGTCGCCGGACGGGACCAGGATCGTCCTTCTCGAACGCGAACGGGTCGATCTGAATACGATCACCACGATTGCGGTTCTCGTCCATGTCGCCAATTCGACCCGGACAGAAATCGCGGGTTCGAGCTGGCTATCCACGTCTATCAGTTGGTCGCCCGACGGCATGCGCTTCATCGGAGCGAACGGGGACATCCACCTGGTCGGCCTCGATGGCGCCGACCAGGGGAATCTGACCAATGACCCGGCGACCGACGACCATCCCGATTGGCAAGCCTTGAACCCCTATCCCGTGGGAGCAGTCGACCCACAGACCGGGCTCTGGCACCTCCGGCACGCCGATGCATCGATCACCAGCTTCTATTACGGCAACCCCGGCGACACCCCGGTGCTGGGGGATTGGAACTGTGACGGTGTCGACACCCCCGGCCTGTATCGGCCGTCCGACGGCTTCGCCTATCTGCGGAACTCGAACACTCAGGGGGTCGCAGATGTCACCTTCTTCTTCGGGAACCCTGGAGACATGCCCATCGCCGGGGACTTCAACGACGACGGGTGTGACACGGTGTCGATCTACCGCCCGTCGGAGCAGAGGTTCTACATCATCAACAAGCTGGGCTCGGCGGAGACAGGGCTCGGTGCGGCCGACTACTCCTTCCTGTTCGGCAACCCGGGCGACAAGCCGTTTGTCGGCGACTTCGACGGTGACGGAATCGACGAGGTCGCATTGCACAGGGAATCGACTGGCCGGGTGTATTTCCGTTTCACCCTGACCACGGGTGTCGCCGATCTCGACTTCATTTTCGGCAACCCGGGTGACCGACTGGTCGCCTACGACTGGAATGGGGATGGCAAGGCGTCGCCGGCGGTGTTCCGTCCCGGCAATCAGACCTTCTACTTCCGGTTCACCAACACCCAAGGAAACGCGAACGCCCGGTACATCTGGGGAGAGCCCCACTGGCTACCCGTCGCTGGGGACTTCGACTGA